Genomic segment of Vitis riparia cultivar Riparia Gloire de Montpellier isolate 1030 chromosome 19, EGFV_Vit.rip_1.0, whole genome shotgun sequence:
ATAGAGAAGGCTTAGAACAATGTGGATTGGTCTTTTCTTCTCACAGTTAtgcagaaaatgggttttggggagaaatggatagGGTGGATCAAGTGGTGCATATCCACTGCAAGTTTCTCTGTGCTGGTCAACGGAACATCTAAGGGTTTCTTTCAAAGCTCATGGAGGTTTTTAGCTCTTTTCTCAAAAGGGTTGTGGATGGAGGTTTTATGTCGGGCTGTAAGGTGAAGGGTAGGAACGACAAAGGGGTTCAGATTTCCCActtgttgtttgctgatgacaccTTGGTGTTTTGCCGAGCTTCTCAAGACCAGCTGACTTACCTAAGTTGGTtgtttatgtggtttgaggccgtATTGGGTTTGAGAATCAACTTAGAGAAGAGTGAGCTCATTCCAATAGGGAGGGTAGAGAATATTGACAATCTTGCCTTGGACTTTGGCTGTAGAGTGGGTAGCCTCCCGTCCACttatctgggtcttcctttgggtgctccGTTTAAGTCAGTATCAgtgtgggatggagtggaagagcgATTCCGTAAAagattggctatgtggaagagacaatatttGTCCAAGGGAGGGAGAGCAACTCTAATCCGAAGTACTTTGTCGAATCTtcctatttactttatgtccTTGTTGAAATTACCAAGTTCCGTTAAACGCAGACTTGAGCAAATTCAgagggacttcctttggggtggTGGCAACTTGGAGCGAAAACCACACTTAGTAAGATGGGCAGTGGTGTGcttaagtaaaaagaaagggGGATTGGGGGTCAAATGTCTTTCCATCCTCAATAAGGCTCTTCTTTCCAAATGGAATTGGCGATtcgcaaatgagagagaggctttatggaatcaagtgattagagggaagtatggggaagatagagggggttggtgctctcgggaagtgagagaggcgcATGGCGTGGGGCTTTGgaaaggaataaggatggatTGGGAGTTGGTGGGCGCTCGGATTTCATTCAGTGTTGGCAATGGGaggagggtgagattttggagggatagatggtgtggggattCCCCTTTGTGTGAGTCTTTTCCTTCCCTCTTTGCTTTGTCTGCTGAAAAGGAAGTTTGGGTGGCGGATGTGTGGGATCCCTTGGCTGAGGGGGGTAGGGGGGGTTGGAACCCCTGTTTTTCAAGAGCCTTAAATGACTGGGAGGTTGAGGAGGCAGAAAGATTTCTGGAGCATATTCACGAAAAGAGAGTGCTTGGAGATGTAGATGATATGGTGATTTGGACCGAAACAAAGAGTAGCAAATTCTCAGCCAAGTCCCTCTATCTTTCTCTAGAGGCGGATTGCCCTGTTTTGTTTCCATCTAGCTATATTTGGAATGGGTGGGTACAACCCAAAATTAGtttctttgcgtgggaggctgCATGGGGTAAAGCTTTAACACTAGATCTTGctcagaaaagaggatggtccttggcaaatagatgctttatgtgtcttgagaaCGAGGAGACCATAGACCATTTGCTTCTTCACTGCTAAAAAACAAGGGTCTTATGGGAGTTACTCTTTACTTTggttggggtgtcttgggtgttGCCCTCTTCNNNNNNNNNNNNNNNNNNNNNNNNNNNNNNNNNNNNNNNNNNNNNNNNNNNNNNNNNNNNNNNNNNNNNNNNNNNNNNNNNNNNNNNNNNNNNNNNNNNNNNNNNNNNNNNNNNNNNNNNNNNNNNNNNNNNNNNNNNNNNNNNNNNNNNNNNNNNNNNNNNNNNNNNNNNNNNNNNNNNNNNNNNNNNNNNNNNNNNNNNNNNNNNNNNNNNNNNNNNNNNNNNNNNNNNNNNNNNNNNNNNNNNNNNNNNNNNNNNNNNNNNNNNNNNNNNNNNNNNNNNNNNNNNNNNNNNNNNNNNNNNNNNNNNNNNNNNNNNNNNNNNNNNNNNNNNNNNNNNNNNNNNNNNNNNNNNNNNNNNNNNNNNNNNNNNNNNNNNNNNNNNNNNNNNNNNNNNNNNNNNNNNNNNNNNNNNNNNNNNNNNNNNNNNNNNNNNNNNNNNNNNNNNNNNNNNNNNNNNNNNNNNNNNNNNNNNNNNNNNNNNNNNNNNNNNNNNNNNNNNNNNNNNNNNNNNNNNNNNNNNNNNNNNNNNNNNNNNNNNNNNNNNNNNNNNNNNNNNNNNNNNNNNNNNNNNNNNNNNNNNNNNNNNNNNNNNNNNNNNNNNNNNNNNNNNNNNNNNNNNNNNNNNNNNNNNNNNNNNNNNNNNNNNNNNNNNNNNNNNNNNNNNNNNNNNNNNNNNNNNNNNNNNNNNNNNNNNNNNNNNNNNNNNNNNNNNNNNNNNNNNNNNNNNNNNNNNNNNNNNNNNNNNNNNNNNNNNNNNNNNNNNNNNNNNNNNNNNNNNNNNNNNNNNNNNNNNNNNNNNNNNNNNNNNNNNNNNNNNNNNNNNNNNNNNNNNNNNNNNNNNNNNNNNNNNNNNNNNNNNNNNNNNNNNNNNNNNNNNNNNNNNNNNNNNNNNNNNNNNNNNNNNNNNNNNNNNNNNNNNNNNNNNNNNNNNNNNNNNNNNNNNNNNNNNNNNNNNNNNNNNNNNNNNNNNNNNNNNNNNNNNNNNNNNNNNNNNNNNNNNNNNNNNNNNNNNNNNNNNNNNNNNNNNNNNNNNNNNNNNNNNNNNNNNNNNNNNNNNNNNNNNNNNNNNNNNNNNNNNNNNNNNNNNNNNNNNNNNNNNNNNNNNNNNNNNNNNNNNNNNNNNNNNNNNNNNNNNNNNNNNNNNNNNNNNNNNNNNNNNNNNNNNNNNNNNNNNNNNNNNNNNNNNNNNNNNNNNNNNNNNNNNNNNNNNNNNNNNNNNNNNNNNNNNNNNNNNNNNNNNNNNNNNNNNNNNNNNNNNNNNNNNNNNNNNNNNNNNNNNNNNNNNNNNNNNNNNNNNNNNNNNNNNNNNNNNNNNNNNNNNNNNNNNNNNNNNNNNNNNNNNNNNNNNNNNNNNNNNNNNNNNNNNNNNNNNNNNNNNNNNNNNNNNNNNNNNNNNNNNNNNNNNNNNNNNNNNNNNNNNNNNNNNNNNNNNNNNNNNNNNNNNNNNNNNNNNNNNNNNNNNNNNNNNNNNNNNNNNNNNNNNNNNNNNNNNNNNNNNNNNNNNNNNNNNNNNNNNNNNNNNNNNNNNNNNNNNNNNNNNNNNNNNNNNNNNNNNNNNNNNNNNNNNNNNNNNNNNNNNNNNNNNNNNNNNNNNNNNNNNNNNNNNNNNNNNNNNNNNNNNNNNNNNNNNNNNNNNNNNNNNNNNNNNNNNNNNNNNNNNNNNNNNNNNNNNNNNNNNNNNNNNNNNNNNNNNNNNNNNNNNNNNNNNNNNNNNNNNNNNNNNNNNNNNNNNNNNNNNNNNNNNNNNNNNNNNNNNNNNNNNNNNNNNNNNNNNNNNNNNNNNNNNNNNNNNNNNNNNNNNNNNNNNNNNNNNNNNNNNNNNNNNNNNNNNNNNNNNNNNNNNNNNNNNNNNNNNNNNNNNNNNNNNNNNNNNNNNNNNNNNNNNNNNNNNNNNNNNNNNNNNNNNNNNNNNNNNNNNNNNNNNNNNNNNNNNNNNNNNNNNNNNNNNNNNNNNNNNNNNNNNNNNNNNNNNNNNNNNNNNNNNNNNNNNNNNNNNNNNNNNNNNNNNNNNNNNNNNNNNNNNNNNNNNNNNNNNNNNNNNNNNNNNNNNNNNNNNNNNNNNNNNNNNNNNNNNNNNNNNNNNNNNNNNNNNNNNNNNNNNNNNNNNNNNNNNNNNNNNNNNNNNNNNNNNNNNNNNNNNNNNNNNNNNNNNNNNNNNNNNNNNNNNNNNNNNNNNNNNNNNNNNNNNNNNNNNNNNNNNNNNNNNNNNNNNNNNNNNNNNNNNNNNNNNNNNNNNNNNNNNNNNNNNNNNNNNNNNNNNNNNNNNNNNNNNNNNNNNNNNNNNNNNNNNNNNNNNNNNNNNNNNNNNNNNNNNNNNNNNNNNNNNNNNNNNNNNNNNNNNNNNNNNNNNNNNNNNNNNNNNNNNNNNNNNNNNNNNNNNNNNNNNNNNNNNNNNNNNNNNNNNNNNNNNNNNNNNNNNNNNNNNNNNNNNNNNNNNNNNNNNNNNNNNNNNNNNNNNNNNNNNNNNNNNNNNNNNNNNNNNNNNNNNNNNNNNNNNNNNNNNNNNNNNNNNNNNNNNNNNNNNNNNNNNNNNNNNNNNNNNNNNNNNNNNNNNNNNNNNNNNNNNNNNNNNNNNNNNNNNNNNNNNNNNNNNNNNNNNNNNNNNNNNNNNNNNNNNNNNNNNNNNNNNNNNNNNNNNNNNNNNNNNNNNNNNNNNNNNNNNNNNNNNNNNNNNNNNNNNNNNNNNNNNNNNNNNNNNNNNNNNNNNNNNNNNNNNNNNNNNNNNNNNNNNNNNNNNNNNNNNNNNNNNNNNNNNNNNNNNNNNNNNNNNNNNNNNNNNNNNNNNNNNNNNNNNNNNNNNNNNNNNNNNNNNNNNNNNNNNNNNNNNNNNNNNNNNNNNNNNNNNNNNNNNNNNNNNNNNNNNNNNNNNNNNNNNNNNNNNNNNNNNNNNNNNNNNNNNNNNNNNNNNNNNNNNNNNNNNNNNNNNNNNNNNNNNNNNNNNNNNNNNNNNNNNNNNNNNNNNNNNNNNNNNNNNNNNNNNNNNNNNNNNNNNNNNNNNNNNNNNNNNNNNNNNNNNNNNNNNNNNNNNNNNNNNNNNNNNNNNNNNNNNNNNNNNNNNNNNNNNNNNNNNNNNNNNNNNNNNNNNNNNNNNNNNNNNNNNNNNNNNNNNNNNNNNNNNNNNNNNNNNNNNNNNNNNNNNNNNNNNNNNNNNNNNNNNNNNNNNNNNNNNNNNNNNNNNNNNNNNNNNNNNNNNNNNNNNNNNNNNNNNNNNNNNNNNNNNNNNNNNNNNNNNNNNNNNNNNNNNNNNNNNNNNNNNNNNNNNNNNNNNNNNNNNNNNNNNNNNNNNNNNNNNNNNNNNNNNNNNNNNNNNNNNNNNNNNNNNNNNNNNNNNNNNNNNNNNNNNNNNNNNNNNNNNNNNNNNNNNNNNNNNNNNNNNNNNNNNNNNNNNNNNNNNNNNNNNNNNNNNNNNNNNNNNNNNNNNNNNNNNNNNNNNNNNNNNNNNNNNNNNNNNNNNNNNNNNNNNNNNNNNNNNNNNNNNNNNNNNNNNNNNNNNNNNNNNNNNNNNNNNNNNNNNNNNNNNNNNNNNNNNNNNNNNNNNNNNNNNNNNNNNNNNNNNNNNNNNNNNNNNNNNNNNNNNNNNNNNNNNNNNNNNNNNNNNNNNNNNNNNNNNNNNNNNNNNNNNNNNNNNNNNNNNNNNNNNNNNNNNNNNNNNNNNNNNNNNNNNNNNNNNNNNNNNNNNNNNNNNNNNNNNNNNNNNNNNNNNNNNNNNNNNNNNNNNNNNNNNNNNNNNNNNNNNNNNNNNNNNNNNNNNNNNNNNNNNNNNNNNNNNNNNNNNNNNNNNNNNNNNNNNNNNNNNNNNNNNNNNNNNNNNNNNNNNNNNNNNNNNNNNNNNNNNNNNNNNNNNNNNNNNNNNNNNNNNNNNNNNNNNNNNNNNNNNNNNNNNNNNNNNNNNNNNNNNNNNNNNNNNNNNNNNNNNNNNNNNNNNNNNNNNNNNNNNNNNNNNNNNNNNNNNNNNNNNNNNNNNNNNNNNNNNNNNNNNNNNNNNNNNNNNNNNNNNNNNNNNNNNNNNNNNNNNNNNNNNNNNNNNNNNNNNNNNNNNNNNNNNNNNNNNNNNNNNNNNNNNNNNNNNNNNNNNNNNNNNNNNNNNNNNNNNNNNNNNNNNNNNNNNNNNNNNNNNNNNNNNNNNNNNNNNNNNNNNNNNNNNNNNNNNNNNNNNNNNNNNNNNNNNNNNNNNNNNNNNNNNNNNNNNNNNNNNNNNNNNNNNNNNNNNNNNNNNNNNNNNNNNNNNNNNNNNNNNNNNNNNNNNNNNNNNNNNNNNNNNNNNNNNNNNNNNNNNNNNNNNNNNNNNNNNNNNNNNNNNNNNNNNNNNNNNNNNNNNNNNNNNNNNNNNNNNNNNNNNNNNNNNNNNNNNNNNNNNNNNNNNNNNNNNNNNNNNNNNNNNNNNNNNNNNNNNNNNNNNNNNNNNNNNNNNNNNNNNNNNNNNNNNNNNNNNNNNNNNNNNNNNNNNNNNNNNNNNNNNNNNNNNNNNNNNNNNNNNNNNNNNNNNNNNNNNNNNNNNNNNNNNNNNNNNNNNNNNNNNNNNNNNNNNNNNNNNNNNNNNNNNNNNNNNNNNNNNNNNNNNNNNNNNNNNNNNNNNNNNNNNNNNNNNNNNNNNNNNNNNNNNNNNNNNNNNNNNNNNNNNNNNNNNNNNNNNNNNNNNNNNNNNNNNNNNNNNNNNNNNNNNNNNNNNNNNNNNNNNNNNNNNNNNNNNNNNNNNNNNNNNNNNNNNNNNNNNNNNNNNNNNNNNNNNNNNNNNNNNNNNNNNNNNNNNNNNNNNNNNNNNNNNNNNNNNNNNNNNNNNNNNNNNNNNNNNNNNNNNNNNNNNNNNNNNNNNNNNNNNNNNNNNNNNNNNNNNNNNNNNNNNNNNNNNNNNNNNNNNNNNNNNNNNNNNNNNNNNNNNNNNNNNNNNNNNNNNNNNNNNNNNNNNNNNNNNNNNNNNNNNNNNNNNNNNNNNNNNNNNNNNNNNNNNNNNNNNNNNNNNNNNNNNNNNNNNNNNNNNNNNNNNNNNNNNNNNNNNNNNNNNNNNNNNNNNNNNNNNNNNNNNNNNNNNNNNNNNNNNNNNNNNNNNNNNNNNNNNNNNNNNNNNNNNNNNNNNNNNNNNNNNNNNNNNNNNNNNNNNNNNNNNNNNNNNNNNNNNNNNNNNNNNNNNNNNNNNNNNNNNNNNNNNNNNNNNNNNNNNNNNNNNNNNNNNNNNNNNNNNNNNNNNNNNNNNNNNNNNNNNNNNNNNNNNNNNNNNNNNNNNNNNNNNNNNNNNNNNNNNNNNNNNNNNNNNNNNNNNNNNNNNNNNNNNNNNNNNNNNNNNNNNNNNNNNNNNNNNNNNNNNNNNNNNNNNNNNNNNNNNNNNNNNNNNNNNNNNNNNNNNNNNNNNNNNNNNNNNNNNNNNNNNNNNNNNNNNNNNNNNNNNNNNNNNNNNNNNNNNNNNNNNNNNNNNNNNNNNNNNNNNNNNNNNNNNNNNNNNNNNNNNNNNNNNNNNNNNNNNNNNNNNNNNNNNNNNNNNNNNNNNNNNNNNNNNNNNNNNNNNNNNNNNNNNNNNNNNNNNNNNNNNNNNNNNNNNNNNNNNNNNNNNNNNNNNNNNNNNNNNNNNNNNNNNNNNNNNNNNNNNNNNNNNNNNNNNNNNNNNNNNNNNNNNNNNNNNNNNNNNNNNNNNNNNNNNNNNNNNNNNNNNNNNNNNNNNNNNNNNNNNNNNNNNNNNNNNNNNNNNNNNNNNNNNNNNNNNNNNNNNNNNNNNNNNNNNNNNNNNNNNNNNNNNNNNNNNNNNNNNNNNNNNNNNNNNNNNNNNNNNNNNNNNNNNNNNNNNNNNNNNNNNNNNNNNNNNNNNNNNNNNNNNNNNNNNNNNNNNNNNNNNNNNNNNNNNNNNNNNNNNNNNNNNNNNNNNNNNNNNNNNNNNNNNNNNNNNNNNNNNNNNNNNNNNNNNNNNNNNNNNNNNNNNNNNNNNNNNNNNNNNNNNNNNNNNNNNNNNNNNNNNNNNNNNNNNNNNNNNNNNNNNNNNNNNNNNNNNNNNNNNNNNNNNNNNNNNNNNNNNNNNNNNNNNNNNNNNNNNNNNNNNNNNNNNNNNNNNNNNNNNNNNNNNNNNNNNNNNNNNNNNNNNNNNNNNNNNNNNNNNNNNNNNNNNNNNNNNNNNNNNNNNNNNNNNNNNNNNNNNNNNNNNNNNNNNNNNNNNNNNNNNNNNNNNNNNNNNNNNNNNNNNNNNNNNNNNNNNNNNNNNNNNNNNNNNNNNNNNNNNNNNNNNNNNNNNNNNNNNNNNNNNNNNNNNNNNNNNNNNNNNNNNNNNNNNNNNNNNNNNNNNNNNNNNNNNNNNNNNNNNNNNNNNNNNNNNNNNNNNNNNNNNNNNNNNNNNNNNNNNNNNNNNNNNNNNNNNNNNNNNNNNNNNNNNNNNNNNNNNNNNNNNNNNNNNNNNNNNNNNNNNNNNNNNNNNNNNNNNNNNNNNNNNNNNNNNNNNNNNNNNNNNNNNNNNNNNNNNNNNNNNNNNNNNNNNNNNNNNNNNNNNNNNNNNNNNNNNNNNNNNNNNNNNNNNNNNNNNNNNNNNNNNNNNNNNNNNNNNNNNNNNNNNNNNNNNNNNNNNNNNNNNNNNNNNNNNNNNNNNNNNNNNNNNNNNNNNNNNNNNNNNNNNNNNNNNNNNNNNNNNNNNNNNNNNNNNNNNNNNNNNNNNNNNNNNNNNNNNNNNNNNNNNNNNNNNNNNNNNNNNNNNNNNNNNNNNNNNNNNNNNNNNNNNNNNNNNNNNNNNNNNNNNNNNNNNNNNNNNNNNNNNNNNNNNNNNNNNNNNNNNNNNNNNNNNNNNNNNNNNNNNNNNNNNNNNNNNNNNNNNNNNNNNNNNNNNNNNNNNNNNNNNNNNNNNNNNNNNNNNNNNNNNNNNNNNNNNNNNNNNNNNNNNNNNNNNNNNNNNNNNNNNNNNNNNNNNNNNNNNNNNNNNNNNNNNNNNNNNNNNNNNNNNNNNNNNNNNNNNNNNNNNNNNNNNNNNNNNNNNNNNNNNNNNNNNNNNNNNNNNNNNNNNNNNNNNNNNNNNNNNNNNNNNNNNNNNNNNNNNNNNNNNNNNNNNNNNNNNNNNNNNNNNNNNNNNNNNNNNNNNNNNNNNNNNNNNNNNNNNNNNNNNNNNNNNNNNNNNNNNNNNNNNNNNNNNNNNNNNNNNNNNNNNNNNNNNNNNNNNNNNNNNNNNNNNNNNNNNNNNNNNNNNNNNNNNNNNNNNNNNNNNNNNNNNNNNNNNNNNNNNNNNNNNNNNNNNNNNNNNNNNNNNNNNNNNNNNNNNNNNNNNNNNNNNNNNNNNNNNNNNNNNNNNNNNNNNNNNNNNNNNNNNNNNNNNNNNNNNNNNNNNNNNNNNNNNNNNNNNNNNNNNNNNNNNNNNNNNNNNNNNNNNNNNNNNNNNNNNNNNNNNNNNNNNNNNNNNNNNNNNNNNNNNNNNNNNNNNNNNNNNNNNNNNNNNNNNNNNNNNNNNNNNNNNNNNNNNNNNNNNNNNNNNNNNNNNNNNNNNNNNNNNNNNNNNNNNNNNNNNNNNNNNNNNNNNNNNNNNNNNNNNNNNNNNNNNNNNNNNNNNNNNNNNNNNNNNNNNNNNNNNNNNNNNNNNNNNNNNNNNNNNNNNNNNNNNNNNNNNNNNNNNNNNNNNNNNNNNNNNNNNNNNNNNNNNNNNNNNNNNNNNNNNNNNNNNNNNNNNNNNNNNNNNNNNNNNNNNNNNNNNNNNNNNNNNNNNNNNNNNNNNNNNNNNNNNNNNNNNNNNNNNNNNNNNNNNNNNNNNNNNNNNNNNNNNNNNNNNNNNNNNNNNNNNNNNNNNNNNNNNNNNNNNNNNNNNNNNNNNNNNNNNNNNNNNNNNNNNNNNNNNNNNNNNNNNNNNNNNNNNNNNNNNNNNNNNNNNNNNNNNNNNNNNNNNNNNNNNNNNNNNNNNNNNNNNNNNNNNNNNNNNNNNNNNNNNNNNNNNNNNNNNNNNNNNNNNNNNNNNNNNNNNNNNNNNNNNNNNNNNNNNNNNNNNNNNNNNNNNNNNNNNNNNNNNNNNNNNNNNNNNNNNNNNNNNNNNNNNNNNNNNNNNNNNNNNNNNNNNNNNNNNNNNNNNNNNNNNNNNNNNNNNNNNNNNNNNNNNNNNNNNNNNNNNNNNNNNNNNNNNNNNNNNNNNNNNNNNNNNNNNNNNNNNNNNNNNNNNNNNNNNNNNNNNNNNNNNNNNNNNNNNNNNNNNNNNNNNNNNNNNNNNNNNNNNNNNNNNNNNNNNNNNNNNNNNNNNNNNNNNNNNNNNNNNNNNNNNNNNNNNNNNNNNNNNNNNNNNNNNNNNNNNNNNNNNNNNNNNNNNNNNNNNNNNNNNNNNNNNNNNNNNNNNNNNNNNNNNNNNNNNNNNNNNNNNNNNNNNNNNNNNNNNNNNNNNNNNNNNNNNNNNNNNNNNNNNNNNNNNNNNNNNNNNNNNNNNNNNNNNNNNNNNNNNNNNNNNNNNNNNNNNNNNNNNNNNNNNNNNNNNNNNNNNNNNNNNNNNNNNNNNNNNNNNNNNNNNNNNNNNNNNNNNNNNNNNNNNNNNNNNNNNNNNNNNNNNNNNNNNNNNNNNNNNNNNNNNNNNNNNNNNNNNNNNNNNNNNNNNNNNNNNNNNNNNNNNNNNNNNNNNNNNNNNNNNNNNNNNNNNNNNNNNNNNNNNNNNNNNNNNNNNNNNNNNNNNNNNNNNNNNNNNNNNNNNNNNNNNNNNNNNNNNNNNNNNNNNNNNNNNNNNNNNNNNNNNNNNNNNNNNNNNNNNNNNNNNNNNNNNNNNNNNNNNNNNNNNNNNNNNNNNNNNNNNNNNNNNNNNNNNNNNNNNNNNNNNNNNNNNNNNNNNNNNNNNNNNNNNNNNNNNNNNNNNNNNNNNNNNNNNNNNNNNNNNNNNNNNNNNNNNNNNNNNNNNNNNNNNNNNNNNNNNNNNNNNNNNNNNNNNNNNNNNNNNNNNNNNNNNNNNNNNNNNNNNNNNNNNNNNNNNNNNNNNNNNNNNNNNNNNNNNNNNNNNNNNNNNNNNNNNNNNNNNNNNNNNNNNNNNNNNNNNNNNNNNNNNNNNNNNNNNNNNNNNNNNNNNNNNNNNNNNNNNNNNNNNNNNNNNNNNNNNNNNNNNNNNNNNNNNNNNNNNNNNNNNNNNNNNNNNNNNNNNNNNNNNNNNNNNNNNNNNNNNNNNNNNNNNNNNNNNNNNNNNNNNNNNNNNNNNNNNNNNNNNNNNNNNNNNNNNNNNNNNNNNNNNNNNNNNNNNNNNNNNNNNNNNNNNNNNNNNNNNNNNNNNNNNNNNNNNNNNNNNNNNNNNNNNNNNNNNNNNNNNNNNNNNNNNNNNNNNNNNNNNNNNNNNNNNNNNNNNNNNNNNNNNNNNNNNNNNNNNNNNNNNNNNNNNNNNNNNNNNNNNNNNNNNNNNNNNNNNNNNNNNNNNNNNNNNNNNNNNNNNNNNNNNNNNNNNNNNNNNNNNNNNNNNNNNNNNNNNNNNNNNNNNNNNNNNNNNNNNNNNNNNNNNNNNNNNNNNNNNNNNNNNNNNNNNNNNNNNNNNNNNNNNNNNNNNNNNNNNNNNNNNNNNNNNNNNNNNNNNNNNNNNNNNNNNNNNNNNNNNNNNNNNNNNNNNNNNNNNNNNNNNNNNNNNNNNNNNNNNNNNNNNNNNNNNNNNNNNNNNNNNNNNNNNNNNNNNNNNNNNNNNNNNNNNNNNNNNNNNNNNNNNNNNNNNNNNNNNNNNNNNNNNNNNNNNNNNNNNNNNNNNNNNNNNNNNNNNNNNNNNNNNNNNNNNNNNNNNNNNNNNNNNNNNNNNNNNNNNNNNNNNNNNNNNNNNNNNNNNNNNNNNNNNNNNNNNNNNNNNNNNNNNNNNNNNNNNNNNNNNNNNNNNNNNNNNNNNNNNNNNNNNNNNNNNNNNNNNNNNNNNNNNNNNNNNNNNNNNNNNNNNNNNNNNNNNNNNNNNNNNNNNNNNNNNNNNNNNNNNNNNNNNNNNNNNNNNNNNNNNNNNNNNNNNNNNNNNNNNNNNNNNNNNNNNNNNNNNNNNNNNNNNNNNNNNNNNNNNNNNNNNNNNNNNNNNNN
This window contains:
- the LOC117908319 gene encoding uncharacterized protein LOC117908319; the encoded protein is MEVFSSFLKRVVDGGFMSGCKVKGRNDKGVQISHLLFADDTLVFCRASQDQLTYLSWLFMWFEAVLGLRINLEKSELIPIGRVENIDNLALDFGCRVGSLPSTYLGLPLGAPFKSVSVWDGVEERFRKRLAMWKRQYLSKGGRATLIRNLSKFRGTSFGVVATWSENHT